A genomic region of Raphanus sativus cultivar WK10039 chromosome 6, ASM80110v3, whole genome shotgun sequence contains the following coding sequences:
- the LOC108812559 gene encoding peptide chain release factor 1, mitochondrial: MRRMFRPMIMSNLIRSCSRATHPIDRTIPSSPSSKIVRLFSTEMEPQLSPDLIKIMDQRLSAIEHRNAILQRLINQPEYSQEEFSRANKELRKLRDSMELITALRAIQKEIDGLKTLVSESSDDKDMLDMAVSELDEAVEEEKRLQTLLLKSLLPKDEADERDCILEVRAGTGGEEASLFAMDIFRMYERYSQKKGWKFDIVDITESDMKGYKEASAAICGASVYGKLKFESGIHRVQRIPITEKSGRIHTSAVSVAILPQADEVDVQLRNEDLRIDTYRSGGCGGQHANTTNSAVRIIHHPTGIMVSIQDERSQHMNKAKALKVLCAKLYEIERLRLQSSRSKLRSEQIGSGDRSGRIRTYNFPQGRVTDHRVGITHHAIEDMMEGENLDTFIDALLLRQEMDAIASFSSTS; encoded by the exons ATGAGGAGGATGTTTCGGCCAATGATTATGAGCAATCTGATTCGATCTTGCTCGAGAGCTACGCATCCAATTGATCGCACCATTCCATCTTCTCCCTCGTCGAAGATTGTTCGTCTGTTCTCAACCG AAATGGAACCACAGTTGTCACCAGATCTTATTAAGATAATGGATCAGAGACTATCGGCGATAGAACACCGTAACGCTATTCTGCAGAGGCTTATTAACCAG CCTGAGTACTcacaagaagagttttcaagagCTAACAAGGAACTTCGGAAGCTGAGAGACTCTATGGAGCTTATCACTGCTTTGAGGGCCATACAAAAG GAGATTGATGGGCTGAAGACTCTTGTCTCAGAGAGCTCGGATGACAAAGACATGCTTGATATGGCTGTTAGCGAATTAGACGAGGCGGTGGAGGAAGAGAAAAGGCTTCAAACTTTGCTGCTTAAGTCTCTGCTTCCTAAAGATGAAGCTGATGAGAGGGATTGCATTTTGGAGGTGAGAGCAG GTACTGGTGGAGAAGAGGCTTCTTTGTTCGCCATGGACATTTTCAGAAT GTACGAAAGATATTCACAGAAGAAAGGATGGAAGTTTGATATTGTAGACATCACCGAGTCTGATATGAAAGGGTATAAA GAAGCAAGTGCTGCTATTTGTGGAGCCAGTGTATACGGAAAGCTTAAGTTCGAGAGTGGAATTCACAGGGTTCAG CGTATTCCTATCACAGAGAAATCTGGTCGTATTCACACCAGCGCTGTATCTGTTGCCATCCTTCCCCAGGCTGATGAG GTAGATGTTCAGCTAAGGAATGAAGATTTGAGGATTGATACTTACAGGTCTGGTGGCTGCGGGGGTCAACATGCCAACACAACAAACAGTGCAGTTCGAATAATCCATCATCCAACTGGAATTATGGTCTCCATCCAAGACGAAAGATCACAGCATATG aACAAAGCCAAAGCACTTAAAGTACTCTGCGCAAAGCTCTATGAGATTGAAAGGTTGAGATTACAGAGCAGCCGTTCAAAGCTACGGTCAGAACAG ATTGGCAGTGGAGACCGATCCGGACGCATCCGTACATACAATTTTCCACAAGGGAGAGTCACGGATCATCGTGTGGGAATCACTCACCACGCTATTGAAGATATGATGGAAGGAGAGAATCTGGACACCTTCATCGACGCACTTCTCTTACGCCAAGAGATGGACGCCATTGCTTCTTTCAGCTCCACTTCATGA
- the LOC108812558 gene encoding pectinesterase 5 → MIGKVVVSVASVLLLVGVAIGVVAIVNKSGNTNLSPQMKAVQGICQTTADKASCVKTLEPVKSDDPNKLIKAFMLATQDAITKSSNFTDKTEGNMGSSISPNNKAVLDYCRKVFMYALEDLGTILEEMGEDLNTIGNKFDQIKQWLTGVYNYQTDCLDDIQEDDLRKTIAEGIASSKILTGNAIDIFHTVVSAMAKIDAKVDDFKNMTSGIFTPSDKGSAPAGKEATPVDTPVADPDGPSRRLLEDLDDLGVPTWVSGADRKLMANAGRGRRGGGGAPRIRATYVVAKDGSGQFKSIQQAVNACPDKNAGRCIIHIKAGIYREQVIIPKKKNNIFMFGDGARKTVITYNRSVGLSSGTTTSTSGTVQVESEGFMAKWIGFKNTAGPNGHQAVAIRVNGDRAVIFNCRFDGYQDTLYVNNGRQFYRNCVVSGTVDFIFGKSATVIQNSLIVIRKGNKGQYNTVTADGNEKGLSMKIGIVIQNCRIVPDKKLAAERLTVESYLGRPWKQFSTTVVINTEIGDVIRPEGWRMWDGENFHKSCRYVEYNNRGPGAITNRRVSWAKVARSAGEINQYTVANWLAPVNWIQEANVPVTLGL, encoded by the exons atgatTGGAAAAGTTGTGGTCTCCGTGGCCTCCGTCCTTCTATTGGTCGGAGTAGCCATTGGAGTCGTTGCCATCGTTAATAAAAGCGGCAACACTAATTTGTCTCCACAGATGAAAGCTGTTCAAGGTATTTGTCAAACCACTGCTGACAAAGCCTCATGTGTCAAGACTCTCGAGCCTGTCAAGAGCGATGACCCAAACAAACTGATCAAGGCCTTCATGCTCGCTACACAAGATGCAATAACCAAATCATCAAACTTCACAGACAAAACCGAAGGCAACATGGGTTCGAGCATCTCCCCAAACAACAAAGCCGTTCTTGATTACTGCAGGAAAGTTTTCATGTACGCGCTTGAGGATCTCGGTACCATTCTTGAGGAAATGGGTGAAGATCTTAACACGATCGGTAACAAATTCGACCAGATTAAACAATGGTTAACCGGTGTTTACAATTACCAAACCGATTGTCTTGACGATATTCAAGAAGATGATTTGAGAAAGACTATTGCTGAAGGCATTGCAAGCTCCAAGATTCTTACTGGTAATGCTATCGACATCTTCCACACAGTTGTTAGCGCAATGGCCAAGATCGACGCTAAAGTCGACGATTTCAAGAACATGACAAGTGGAATCTTCACTCCTTCCGACAAAGGATCAGCTCCGGCCGGCAAAGAAGCCACTCCTGTCGACACTCCCGTGGCTGACCCAGACGGTCCTTCCCGTCGCCTTCTTGAAGACCTTGACGATCTCGGAGTCCCAACATGGGTTTCAGGTGCAGACAGGAAGCTTATGGCTAACGCTGGACGTGGCCGAAGAGGAGGTGGTGGAGCTCCTAGAATCAGAGCAACCTATGTTGTCGCTAAGGATGGAAGCGGACAGTTCAAGTCAATTCAACAAGCTGTTAACGCTTGTCCCGACAAAAACGCTGGAAGATGCATCATCCACATCAAGGCTGGTATCTACAGAGAGCAAGTCATCATCcctaagaagaagaacaacatcTTCATGTTCGGAGATGGTGCAAGAAAGACCGTTATTACTTACAACAGAAGTGTTGGTCTCAGTTCTGGAACCACCACTTCTACTAGTGGCACAGTCC AGGTTGAATCTGAAGGATTCATGGCTAAATGGATCGGATTCAAGAACACAGCCGGTCCAAATGGGCACCAAGCCGTTGCTATCAGAGTCAACGGAGACCGTGCCGTGATCTTCAACTGCAGATTCGACGGTTACCAAGACACACTATACGTCAACAACGGTCGTCAATTCTACAGAAACTGCGTCGTTTCAGGAACAGTCGACTTCATCTTCGGCAAATCCGCGACCGTTATCCAAAACTCACTCATCGTCATACGCAAAGGAAACAAGGGACAATACAACACGGTCACAGCCGACGGAAACGAAAAGGGTCTATCCATGAAAATCGGTATCGTCATCCAGAACTGCCGCATCGTTCCCGACAAGAAGCTAGCGGCGGAAAGGCTGACCGTTGAGTCGTACTTGGGAAGGCCATGGAAGCAGTTCTCGACCACCGTGGTGATCAACACGGAGATCGGAGATGTGATTAGACCAGAAGGGTGGAGAATGTGGGACGGAGAGAACTTCCACAAGTCATGTAGGTACGTTGAGTACAACAACCGTGGACCGGGAGCTATCACCAATAGGAGAGTTAGCTGGGCTAAGGTCGCTAGGTCTGCTGGTGAGATTAATCAGTACACTGTGGCTAACTGGTTGGCTCCGGTTAACTGGATCCAAGAAGCTAACGTACCTGTCACGCTTGGATTATAA